GATGGTACCAGCTCCCGGTTCGGCCAATCCCAGTTCACAAAGGTCATTGTAGAGTGAAACGACATCGGATTCGCTGACCCATCGAAGGATGATGTTTTGCTCGACGGTGGCGCGAATGGTGTCTTTGACGTATTTGCGTGCGATATCGGCCAGGTCTCGCATCTGATCGGATGTGATATCTCCCAGAGGCAGACATATTGTTGCGACCACATAGCCTTCTTGTCGCTGTTTGTAGATGTTGGTTTCTGCCCAGGCATCAAACGCTTCGGGGCGCGCAACCCCATTGAGGGGAGCTGCGATTTTGAGGGGTTCTTCACTGTAGCTATCCAGGTCGTTGAGATAGGCTGTCCACGCGGGATCTTCGGGCAGGATTTTGCGTTCTTCTTCGACAAGGCGACTAAATTCTTCGATACCGAGCTTGGCGACGAGGAATTTGATGCGCGCACGGGCGCGATTTGTTTTTTCACCCAGGCGGGCAAAAACGCGGCATATTGCCTGCGCTGTGGGCAAGAGTTCTTCGGGGGACAGAAATTCCGAGTAGAGTTTGGCCTGGTGAGGCACGGCTCCTAAGCCGCCGCCGACGTAGGTTTCGAACCCGCGCTTGCCGTCTTTGATGCGCGCGATCATGCCCATGTCGTGCATGCTGGTCAAACCGCATGCTTCCTGGGCGCATCCGGAAAAGGCGATTTTGAATTTGCGACCAAAGTCCTGACAGTCGGGGTGCCCGAGGAGGAATTGGGCGAGGGCATGTGAATACGGCGTGACATCGAATGTTTCGGTGTGACACACGCCCGAAAGCGGGCAGGCCGTGACATTGCGGATGGAGTTTCCGCAGGCTTCTCGGGTGGTAATGCCCACGGCGGCGAGACGGCGCATAAGGTCGGGTGTGTCTTCGATGTGTACGTAGTGGATTTGAATATCCTGGCGCGTGGTGATGTGCAAAATGCCGTCAGAATATTCTTCGGCTATGTCGGCCAACACATCCATTTGATCGGTGGTCAGGCCGCCATAAGGGATTTTGATGCGCTGCATACCCGGCGCATCCCAGACCGTGTCCGGCCCTTTGAGGAGGTCGCCGCTGGGATAGTTGAGTGGTTTGGTTACCAGACCGTCAAAGCGTTGCCCATTGTCGTAACGCTGGCCGTAAACACCGCGGCGAAGACGGGTTTCTGCAAAGACGCGGTCGTCAATTTGTCCCTGTTTTTTTTGTTCGATCTGCGCTTCAAATGTATCGATTTCAGCACTTAGATCTTCCGGGATTAAATCGCGCAATTCTTCTTTCCAATTTGTGGCCATAATATATCACCTGTAGCGGAGATTGTTGATTGAACAGGATTAAAAAGTAAGTTTGAAACTTAGTGTATTATGAGGATTTGTCAAGGGTAAAAGGCGAAAGGTGAAAGGTATTATCCCCCGATTTGATACATTTCGATTTTGCGAGTTGCAGGGGTGTGTTCAGAGCGGATTTCGGAGTAGCGATCCGTCCTGTGATGCCATATCTGGATGATCTGGTCTCGGAGGTCGGCGTTGGACGCGCCTTGTCGCAAGGCATCGCGCAAGTCTGTTCCCTCTGAGGTGAAGAGACAGGTATAGACTTTGCCGTCGGTGGATAAGCGGGCGCGCGTGCAGTCGCCGCAAAAGGGCTGCGTGACAGAGGCGATGACGCCGATTTCACCACCGCCATCAAGATAGCGATAGCGTTTTGCGACTTCGCCTGTGTAGTTGGGGTCAAGGGGCTCGAGGGGTAAGACGGTGTGAATGCGGTCGATAATTTCTGCGGCGGGCAAGATCTGGTCCATGTTCCAGTTGTTGCGAGTGCCCACGTCCATAAACTCGATGAATCGCAGGATGTGTCCCGTGTTGTGGAAGTGTTGGGCAAGGTCGATAACGAGGTGATCGTTTATGCCTTTTTGAACGACTGCGTTGATTTTTATGGCTTGAAAGCCCGCTTTTTCAGCAGCGCGGATGCCTTCGAGTACGCGTTCGGTGCCATGGGTGCGACCGCTCATGAGATTAAAGGTCTGGTCGTCAATCGCGTCAAGGCTCACGGTGAGGCGGTGCAGGCCGGCGTTTTTGAGGCTCTGTGCTTTGGTGCCGAGGAGGTAGCCATTGGTGGTGAGGGTGAGATCTTGTACACCGTTGATCTGTGATAGTTTGGCGATGAGGGTTTCGAGGTCTCGGCGCAGGAGGGGTTCACCGCCGGTGACGCGGATTTTTGTGACGCCGAGATCGACGAAGATCCTGGCGAGGCGGGCGATTTCTTCAAAGGTGAGGATTTCTGCTTTGGGAAGAAATTCGTACTTTTCGCCAAAAATCTCGGCGGGCATGCAATAGGGGCAGCGGAAGTTGCATTTGTCGGTGACCGAAATACGCAGGTCGCGGATGGGGCGTTGCAATGTGTCGAGGAGGTCGGACATGGGAATTAAAAATTAAAAATTAAAAATTGATCATGATTCGGCAAGGGCTAAAAATAGTCGCTTAGAATTTTAAGATTGTCCACACGGGCACGTGATCCGAAGCAAAGTCGCCGCGTGTGGTATAGACGATTTCGTCACCGGAAAAGCGGATGCGCGAGCGGGTTCCCTTCACGGCTTCGGCGTGGGTGAAAATGCCCGATGATTGGACGTGATTCTTCAGGTTTTGGGATACGAGGATTTGGTCGAAAAGGATTGCTTTGACTTTGACGTCTCGGGCAAAATTGTGGGGTTTGTCCCGCCATTTGTTGTTTTCTGCGCGTGCACCTGAGACCATAGGATCAAAGAGATCACTTTCGATTTTGTCATAGAGATAGTTGTATCCATACGAGCAATAATTCGAATCTAACAGGCTCTCGGATGTGTTGTAGAGAAATGCATCGGGTACCTGGTCGATTCCGGGAAACGCGTCGGGATTGCCGGATTCGAGAATGTTGAGCGAGCGATCGTCGGGGTTGTCGTTGAAGTCGCCGAGCAATACAATATGGTCGTATTTTACGCGGCTGGTGAGATAGCGCATGGTCATGGTCGCGCTGGCTTCTCGGCGCGCGTTGGTTTTGGCGCGACCACCCGATCGCGATTTGGCGTGATGAACCAGAATAATCAAGCGGCGGCCATATCCTTCGACATAGGCCTGGAGGAGATCGCGTTTTCGGGGAAATGCCTGGTCGTGTACTTTTTCTGGAAAGACCATTTTGAGGTCGGTAATTTCAAATGGGTCGCGTACGGCTATGGCGAGTTCCTGGCGTTCTTCGGGATCATCGAGCATGCCAATGGTATAGTGGTCGGGCAATATGCGCTCGAGGGCGGATTTTGATTGGATTTCCTGGAAGCCGATGATGTCCGCATCGAGTTTGTTTATGACTGTTTGCAGGCGCTCCTGGCGCGCATTGGAAATCCCATCGTCGAGCCAATAGATATTGTAAGTCGCAATTTTGATCTCGGCGGGCTGTGGGCCACACGCAAAAAATAGAAGCAGTATCAGAAAGGCGAGATATGTCATCCGTACATGTTTTTGCATGTAAATCTCCATATAGAAGGGCTATCTGTCCAATAATATACACGATTGGTAAAAAAATAAAAGGGCGACGGTATAAACCGCCGCCCCTTGTGTTGCCCGAGGTTGGGATCAATCGTCATCTGCGGGTTGTGCCACGGCTTCGGTGAACGAGGCGACACTATCGACCTGGTTTTCGCTATCGCTGGACATTTTGACGGAAACGAGCCTGGAGACGCCGGGTTCTTCCATGGTCACGCCGTGCAGGGTTTCGCCATATTCCATCGTCCCTTTGTTGTGGGTGACAACGATGAACTGCGATTGTTTGGAGAATTTTTGGATGACTTTTACAAAGCGCGCGATATTGGCATCATCGAGAGGCGCATCGACCTCGTCGAGGACGCAAAAAGGACTGGGTTTGACCAGATAAATTGCAAAGAGAAGGGCAATGGCAGTCAGGGCGCGTTCGCCACCCGAAAGCAGGTTAATGCTCTGAAGGCGCTTGCCCCAGGGCCGCGCCGTGATGATGATGGGTGCCTCGAGGGGATCTTCGTCGGGTGGCATGGTCAGATCGGCTTCGCCGCCTTCAAAAAATTCCTGGAATGTGGTTTGGAAATTTTCTCGAATGCGACCAAAGGTATCGAGAAAGCGCTGGCGCGCCGTGCGATCGATGCGCGTGATGGTGCGCTTGACGATTTCTTCGGCTTCCAGAAGGTCGTCACGCTGGTGCGTGAGAAATTCAAGCCGTTCTTTTTGAACTTCGTATTCTTCGAGTGCCGCCAGGTTGACAGACCCCATGCGCCTCATACGCTCTTGCAGTTCGTGGGTCTTTTTTTCAGCCATATCCGCGTTAAATTCGGGATCCTGAAAGCGCCCTTTTTCGGCAATATCGACTTCGTAATCGCGCTTGAGGCGTTGGATAATCCCCTCGCCGCGTTCTTTGATATGCGCCATGGCGACTTGAATTTCGCTTAAACGCTCGCGGTGTTGTGTTGTGCGACGATTTTTTTCCCGCAACTTTTCTTCAATAGCGCGCGCCGCCATCAGGATTTCGTGTTGTCTGTGCGCTTGTGCATCGCGTTTGTGCTCAATGCGGGATTGTTGCTTGTGGAGTACTTCGAGTTCGTCCGACGCCGTTCCAATGCTTTCTTCGCGTTCGGATTTGCGTTTTTGGCTTTCATCGGCCTCGCTGAACAGTCGCTCAATTTCGCGGGCAATGGCTTCGCGCTCTCTGCCCTGGCGCACAGCTTCATGTGCGAGACTTTCGATGCGTTCTTTCAAAGAGGCGATTTCCACGCGCACAGCAGCGACGCCATCTTGAAGTACGCGCCGCTGGTGTTCTTTTTCGCGCAAGTCTTCATCTGCACGGCGAACCACGTCTTCGAGGGTCTCGCGTTCGGCATCGAGCTTTGTTTGCGCCTCCTCTGCCCGGGAAATCAAATGCATCAATTCGCCTTCTCGCTGTGTGAGTTGTGCGGTTTCCCGGTCGAGTTCTGTCACTGCCTGAGCCTGACGTTTGGCTTCTGTTTCGGCGTTTTGTCTATCTCTTTGAAGGCCCGCACGGCGGTTGTGCAAATCGGCCAATGCGTTATCGCAGGCTTCGATTTGTGCGAGGTGTTTGTCGAGCATTTCGAGCGTCTGTGTCAGTTGTGTTTCGCACTTTGAGAGTGCGGTTCGGGCGGATTCTATGGCCAACTGGAGGTCGTCGATTTGTTGCTGGCGACCAATGAGGCCCGATTCTGAGGTTGCATCTGCACCGCCATATACTGTGCCATCGGCGGAAAAAACTTCGCCGCTGAGTGTCACAATTTCAATGCCTCTGTCATGCATGGCACCGCTGTGAACAATCGCGGTTTGTGCATCGCTTACAATCAGGGTATGGCGCAACAGCGCAGATACGGCACCGTGTATATCGCGCTGTGGATTTAACAGATCGCTTGCCAGGCCGACAATTCCCTCTCCTTTGGGTACTTCGCTGTGTACGCCATTGGTAGAGATGATGCGTTCGAGGGGCAAGAATGCGGCGGCTCCGTGCTCACCTTGTCTGAGAAAATCAATGGCCCAACGCGCGTCGTCGGTATTGCTGACAATCAAACATTCCAGTGCACGTCCCAGCGCGGCTTCAATGGCAGTGACGTATTCGGGTTTGACATCGACCATGTCGGCGACAACGCCCTGTATGCGATTGGAAAAAGGCGAATCAACGGCCAGGGCACGCACGCCTTTGGAATAGCCTTCAAAGCCTTCTCTCAGTTTTTGGAGGAGGGCGACTCGCGCCTGATCTGCTTCGATATTTGCGCGCAAGCGGTTGCGCGATTCGATTTGTTCGTCTCGCTGGGCAATACAGCTATCTCGACTGGAGATCTGTTGTTGCCGTTCTTCTGTGCGTTGGGCAATTTGACTTTCAACTGCAGCGATTTGTTCTGCGGACTGATTGGCTGTTTCGTCAGCCTCCTGCCGGCGTGCAGCCACGCGCTCAATATCCTGCGTCAATCGCGCCTTTCGCTGTACTATGCCTTCGCGCTCAGCCTGCAGGCGCTCGAGGGCTTTGCCCTGATCGCTATTTTGGCGCAATAGATCCATCAGTTGAGATTTTTGGGTATCGACTTGTGTGCGCTGTGTATCCAGATCCAGGATTTCCGCTTCGAGTTTGGCGGTTTCCGCTTCGAGTTTGGCTTCTGCGGATTTGAGTCTTTTACCGGCTTCACGCCCGTCTTGCTCGGCGGCTTTTTGACCTTTTTGGGCGCTGTCAAGACGCACTTTGAGCGATTTTTGCTGATGCTCGGCGCGTTCTAAAAATGCGTGAATGTTGCGTACCTCTTCGCGCGCGACCAGTATCTCGCTGTCTTTGCCGTGTACGCGCTCGACGTGTTGCGATAGCTCGATATTGGCCTCGGCCAGTGCGCGATCCTGATCGGTTAGTTCTGCGCGCATTTCTTCGAGCTGGGCTTCGAGGGTGGTCATGTCGGTTTCTGAAATTTCGATATCTTCTTTGAGAAAGACCATTTCTTCGCGTAGCGGTCCCGATTGGTCGGCCAGATCGAAGTATTGGAAGCGCGCCAGTTTGATTTCGAGGTCGCGCAATTCATCTGATAGTGTTTTGTAAAGTCTTGCTTTGCGCTCTTGCCGTTGTAAAGATGCGACCTGGCGCTGAATTTCTCCGAGCCAATCTTCCATTCTCTGCAGGTCTTGTTGTACGG
This Gemmatimonadota bacterium DNA region includes the following protein-coding sequences:
- a CDS encoding nitrite/sulfite reductase; this translates as MATNWKEELRDLIPEDLSAEIDTFEAQIEQKKQGQIDDRVFAETRLRRGVYGQRYDNGQRFDGLVTKPLNYPSGDLLKGPDTVWDAPGMQRIKIPYGGLTTDQMDVLADIAEEYSDGILHITTRQDIQIHYVHIEDTPDLMRRLAAVGITTREACGNSIRNVTACPLSGVCHTETFDVTPYSHALAQFLLGHPDCQDFGRKFKIAFSGCAQEACGLTSMHDMGMIARIKDGKRGFETYVGGGLGAVPHQAKLYSEFLSPEELLPTAQAICRVFARLGEKTNRARARIKFLVAKLGIEEFSRLVEEERKILPEDPAWTAYLNDLDSYSEEPLKIAAPLNGVARPEAFDAWAETNIYKQRQEGYVVATICLPLGDITSDQMRDLADIARKYVKDTIRATVEQNIILRWVSESDVVSLYNDLCELGLAEPGAGTIVDVTACPGTDTCKLGISSSRGLAAELRTQLAQQNLQLDDAIKNFRIKISGCFNSCGQHHVADLGFYGNSRKINGYTVPHFQVVLGGQWTENAASYGLAMGAIPSKNIPAVIERITDNYVENREKDESFQAYIQRIGKKDVKDLLQGLTQVPMHEIDPSYYTDWGDTREFTIGDMGKGECAGEVVSLVQFELSGCETESFESQIYLEEGDYEAAYKTAFGAMLHAAKALVKTQFLDVPEDADVIVEEFRTRFCDTELFYNQFAGAKFANYLFRVHEEEVAEYSRDIAHQVVEEAQLFIEEAYACYGQMNVV
- the moaA gene encoding GTP 3',8-cyclase MoaA; the encoded protein is MSDLLDTLQRPIRDLRISVTDKCNFRCPYCMPAEIFGEKYEFLPKAEILTFEEIARLARIFVDLGVTKIRVTGGEPLLRRDLETLIAKLSQINGVQDLTLTTNGYLLGTKAQSLKNAGLHRLTVSLDAIDDQTFNLMSGRTHGTERVLEGIRAAEKAGFQAIKINAVVQKGINDHLVIDLAQHFHNTGHILRFIEFMDVGTRNNWNMDQILPAAEIIDRIHTVLPLEPLDPNYTGEVAKRYRYLDGGGEIGVIASVTQPFCGDCTRARLSTDGKVYTCLFTSEGTDLRDALRQGASNADLRDQIIQIWHHRTDRYSEIRSEHTPATRKIEMYQIGG
- a CDS encoding endonuclease/exonuclease/phosphatase family protein, whose translation is MQKHVRMTYLAFLILLLFFACGPQPAEIKIATYNIYWLDDGISNARQERLQTVINKLDADIIGFQEIQSKSALERILPDHYTIGMLDDPEERQELAIAVRDPFEITDLKMVFPEKVHDQAFPRKRDLLQAYVEGYGRRLIILVHHAKSRSGGRAKTNARREASATMTMRYLTSRVKYDHIVLLGDFNDNPDDRSLNILESGNPDAFPGIDQVPDAFLYNTSESLLDSNYCSYGYNYLYDKIESDLFDPMVSGARAENNKWRDKPHNFARDVKVKAILFDQILVSQNLKNHVQSSGIFTHAEAVKGTRSRIRFSGDEIVYTTRGDFASDHVPVWTILKF
- the smc gene encoding chromosome segregation protein SMC, which codes for MHLTRLQALGFKSFAQKLDMPLQKGITCVVGPNGCGKSNVVDALRWALGEQRPRSLRSGSMGDVIFSGTRSRKPLGMAEVSLTLDNSQKVLPTEFSEVTITRRLFRSGESDYLLNKIPCRLKDIQNLLMDTGLGTQSSYVIEQGMVDEIISDNAEERRRCFEEAAGVTRYKIRRRSAWNRLIAVQQDLQRMEDWLGEIQRQVASLQRQERKARLYKTLSDELRDLEIKLARFQYFDLADQSGPLREEMVFLKEDIEISETDMTTLEAQLEEMRAELTDQDRALAEANIELSQHVERVHGKDSEILVAREEVRNIHAFLERAEHQQKSLKVRLDSAQKGQKAAEQDGREAGKRLKSAEAKLEAETAKLEAEILDLDTQRTQVDTQKSQLMDLLRQNSDQGKALERLQAEREGIVQRKARLTQDIERVAARRQEADETANQSAEQIAAVESQIAQRTEERQQQISSRDSCIAQRDEQIESRNRLRANIEADQARVALLQKLREGFEGYSKGVRALAVDSPFSNRIQGVVADMVDVKPEYVTAIEAALGRALECLIVSNTDDARWAIDFLRQGEHGAAAFLPLERIISTNGVHSEVPKGEGIVGLASDLLNPQRDIHGAVSALLRHTLIVSDAQTAIVHSGAMHDRGIEIVTLSGEVFSADGTVYGGADATSESGLIGRQQQIDDLQLAIESARTALSKCETQLTQTLEMLDKHLAQIEACDNALADLHNRRAGLQRDRQNAETEAKRQAQAVTELDRETAQLTQREGELMHLISRAEEAQTKLDAERETLEDVVRRADEDLREKEHQRRVLQDGVAAVRVEIASLKERIESLAHEAVRQGREREAIAREIERLFSEADESQKRKSEREESIGTASDELEVLHKQQSRIEHKRDAQAHRQHEILMAARAIEEKLREKNRRTTQHRERLSEIQVAMAHIKERGEGIIQRLKRDYEVDIAEKGRFQDPEFNADMAEKKTHELQERMRRMGSVNLAALEEYEVQKERLEFLTHQRDDLLEAEEIVKRTITRIDRTARQRFLDTFGRIRENFQTTFQEFFEGGEADLTMPPDEDPLEAPIIITARPWGKRLQSINLLSGGERALTAIALLFAIYLVKPSPFCVLDEVDAPLDDANIARFVKVIQKFSKQSQFIVVTHNKGTMEYGETLHGVTMEEPGVSRLVSVKMSSDSENQVDSVASFTEAVAQPADDD